AAAATCGTAAATTCCAGTTACAGTATTAATATCGGTCAATGCCATTGCTTTTACGCCGCAAGAAACAGCCAGACCAACAAGATCTTTTAGCGGAATCGTGCCATAACGCAGAGAATGATAAGAATGACAATTGAGGTACATGATTTATTTAGTGCGTTTTAAAATTTCGTCTTTAGTATTAGGTTTAAAGTGAGCTCCGGCGCAACGCATTACAGCATCAAAACCATAACGGCTTTTCATTTTATCCATGGCGGCATAAAGTGCCAACATTTCCTGAGTATCTTCAAAAAGATCAATTTGATACGTTCCGCGTACCAATCCGCTAAAGCGAACCCCAATCAAACGAAGACGCATACGACGCTGATAGACTTTCTCAAAAAGCTCTATTACATTCTTAGTCAAAATATGATCGGCTGAAGTATAAGCAACTCGGCATTGTTTGGTTTCCGTATCAAAATTGGCGTAACGAATTTTAACCGTAACTGTTGAAGTCAGCCATTGTTCAGAACGCAATTGAAAAGCTAGTTTTTCGACCATTCCCAAAAGCACTCTTTTGAGTTTCGCAATATCAATGGTGTCTTGAGAAAAAGTATGTTCTGTAGAAATAGATTTTCTTTCGCTATACGGTTCTACAGGTGTATGATCGATTCCGTTCGCTTTTTTCCAAATATCGAGGCCGTTTTTTCCAATCATTTGCTGTAAAACCTCAGCAGGCATTTCGGCCAAAGTCTGAATTTTACGAACACCAATTCGGGACAAGAGTTGAAAAGTTACGGTTCCGACCATTGGTATTTTCTGAATCGAAAGCGGATTCAAAAAAGTCTGTACCTTATGTTCTGGAATTTCAAGATTTCCTACTGGTTTACCTTCGCCTGTAGCAATTTTAGAAACCGTTTTATTGATCGATAACGAAAAACTAATCGGAAGTCCAGTTTCCTTAATTACCTTTTGTGCCAATTCATCCGTCCATTTATAACTTCCATGAAATTTATCCATTCCCGTAATATCCAGATAAAATTCGTCGACACTTGCTTTTTCCAAAACAGGTGCTTTTTCTTGAAGAATTTCGGTTACATCATGAGACATTTTTGAATATAATTCCATGTCGCCTTTGATAACTTTCGCATCAGGGCAAAGTTTCATCGCCATTGCAATAGGCATTGCAGAACGTACTCCAAATTTGCGGGCTTCATAGGAACAAGAAGCCACAACACCGCGTTCTCCTCCGCCCACGATGAGTGCTTTTCCGTTTAGTTCAGAATTTATGAGTCGTTCGCAGGATACAAAAAAGGTATCCAAATCCATATGTACAATTGCCCGTGCCATTTTTCCTTTTTGTTTTTGTATGAAACAAAATTAGCACAGGTGGTAACATTTTTTTGTATATTTGCTGTTCCAAATTAT
The Flavobacterium humidisoli DNA segment above includes these coding regions:
- the dinB gene encoding DNA polymerase IV: MARAIVHMDLDTFFVSCERLINSELNGKALIVGGGERGVVASCSYEARKFGVRSAMPIAMAMKLCPDAKVIKGDMELYSKMSHDVTEILQEKAPVLEKASVDEFYLDITGMDKFHGSYKWTDELAQKVIKETGLPISFSLSINKTVSKIATGEGKPVGNLEIPEHKVQTFLNPLSIQKIPMVGTVTFQLLSRIGVRKIQTLAEMPAEVLQQMIGKNGLDIWKKANGIDHTPVEPYSERKSISTEHTFSQDTIDIAKLKRVLLGMVEKLAFQLRSEQWLTSTVTVKIRYANFDTETKQCRVAYTSADHILTKNVIELFEKVYQRRMRLRLIGVRFSGLVRGTYQIDLFEDTQEMLALYAAMDKMKSRYGFDAVMRCAGAHFKPNTKDEILKRTK